In Pseudomonas sp. MM213, a genomic segment contains:
- a CDS encoding response regulator transcription factor, with the protein MTSNLTKRPSLLWFDLTHDRSTKELIAQFEGTCDCKLAKNSALPIGEQADMICMHFDRPDTPGLRLLLEIKRSTPGIPITMFTVQHSEELAVWAMRSSVWEYMVLPLSLTEKSRYLTAVVQLCELRRNVTDLRKTMLIDHSPTLPDSIRLTSGHQKHQALSNVMLYIEQHFRDSIDQRDLAQRCGMTTFRFSRLFKEANGLGFTDYILNKRMNFAKELLDNSQMPITSIGYEAGFKDPSYFARAFKQFANCTPSEYRLARQVRVTAAAQLAQDENITEALESLIESLSG; encoded by the coding sequence ATGACGTCCAATTTGACCAAAAGGCCATCGCTCCTATGGTTCGATCTGACTCATGATCGATCCACGAAAGAACTCATCGCACAGTTCGAGGGTACCTGCGACTGCAAACTGGCGAAAAACTCCGCGCTGCCCATCGGGGAACAGGCGGACATGATCTGCATGCATTTCGATCGCCCCGACACACCAGGCTTGAGGCTGTTGCTGGAGATCAAACGCAGCACACCGGGCATCCCGATCACCATGTTCACCGTGCAACACTCAGAGGAACTGGCCGTCTGGGCCATGCGTTCCAGCGTCTGGGAATACATGGTGCTCCCGCTCTCGCTCACAGAGAAGAGTCGTTACCTGACTGCTGTAGTTCAGCTCTGCGAGCTGCGCCGAAATGTGACCGACCTGCGCAAGACGATGCTGATCGACCACTCCCCAACCCTGCCGGACAGCATCCGGCTGACCTCAGGGCACCAAAAACACCAGGCGCTGAGCAATGTCATGCTGTACATCGAACAGCACTTTCGAGACAGCATCGATCAAAGGGATTTGGCGCAGCGCTGCGGCATGACGACATTTCGCTTCAGCCGCCTGTTCAAGGAAGCCAATGGACTTGGCTTCACGGATTACATCTTGAACAAGCGCATGAACTTCGCCAAAGAGCTGCTCGACAACAGCCAGATGCCTATTACCAGCATCGGCTATGAGGCCGGCTTCAAGGATCCGTCCTACTTCGCTCGTGCCTTCAAGCAGTTCGCAAACTGCACGCCCAGTGAATACCGCTTGGCACGTCAAGTCAGAGTGACTGCAGCAGCGCAACTGGCGCAGGATGAAAATATCACTGAAGCGCTCGAAAGCCTGATCGAAAGCCTCAGCGGTTGA
- a CDS encoding NADH:flavin oxidoreductase/NADH oxidase, translating into MSLLLEPYTLRQLTLLNRIAVSPMCQYSSVDGLANDWHLVHLGSRAVGGAGLVFTEATAVTADGRITAEDLGLWNDEQIEPLQRITRFIAAQGAVAGIQLAHAGRKASTHRPWIGKHGSVKPEDGGWTPVGPSPIAFDPQHTPPKQLNESEIAEVIQAFVDSAKRALIAGFKVVEVHAAHGYLLHQFLSPLSNQRRDQYGSSFENRIRLVLQVTEAVRAVWPEELPVFVRVSATDWVEDGWNPDETVELARRLKDLGVDLIDVSSGGTAVNAEIPTGPGYQTRFAERVRKESGIATGTVGMITEPAQAEHILRTCQADIIFLARELLRDPYWPLHADDDLGGHKAIWPAQYQRATHRDQPIHESDLRD; encoded by the coding sequence ATGAGTCTGCTGCTTGAACCCTATACCCTTCGCCAATTGACCCTGCTCAACCGCATCGCGGTGTCACCGATGTGCCAGTATTCGAGTGTCGATGGCCTGGCCAATGACTGGCACCTGGTCCATCTCGGTAGCCGTGCTGTCGGCGGGGCCGGTCTGGTTTTTACTGAAGCCACGGCGGTGACCGCCGATGGACGCATCACCGCCGAAGACCTCGGCTTGTGGAATGACGAACAGATCGAACCCCTGCAACGCATCACGCGTTTCATCGCCGCCCAAGGCGCTGTCGCCGGTATTCAACTGGCCCACGCCGGGCGCAAGGCCAGCACCCATCGGCCGTGGATCGGCAAGCACGGTAGCGTCAAACCTGAAGATGGCGGCTGGACGCCGGTCGGTCCTTCGCCCATTGCGTTCGACCCACAGCACACACCACCGAAGCAGCTGAATGAGAGTGAAATTGCCGAGGTCATCCAGGCGTTCGTTGATTCAGCGAAACGGGCGCTGATCGCCGGTTTCAAAGTCGTCGAAGTTCACGCGGCTCATGGTTACCTGTTGCATCAATTTCTATCGCCCTTGAGCAATCAGCGACGCGATCAATACGGTAGTTCGTTCGAGAATCGAATTAGGTTGGTGCTGCAAGTCACCGAAGCGGTGCGTGCGGTGTGGCCTGAGGAATTGCCGGTGTTCGTACGGGTCTCGGCCACCGATTGGGTGGAAGACGGCTGGAATCCGGATGAAACCGTTGAACTGGCGCGTCGCCTCAAAGATTTGGGCGTGGACCTGATCGATGTGTCGTCGGGCGGCACGGCGGTCAACGCGGAAATTCCTACAGGCCCCGGTTATCAAACCCGCTTCGCCGAACGAGTGCGCAAGGAGTCAGGCATCGCCACCGGCACCGTAGGAATGATCACCGAGCCAGCCCAGGCCGAGCACATTCTGCGCACCTGTCAGGCGGACATTATCTTCCTCGCCCGTGAGCTGCTGCGCGACCCGTACTGGCCATTGCATGCGGATGATGATTTGGGTGGACACAAGGCCATCTGGCCAGCGCAGTATCAACGCGCGACGCATCGGGATCAGCCGATTCATGAGTCGGATTTGCGTGACTGA
- the recJ gene encoding single-stranded-DNA-specific exonuclease RecJ, giving the protein MRIEPRLLPDTLPFLGDLPPLLTRLYAARGVVSEAELDKSLARLIPFQQLKGIDAAVDLLVTALEQRQRILIVGDFDADGATASTVGMLGLRLLGAAHVDYLVPNRFEYGYGLTPEIVEVALTRTPQLLITVDNGISSVEGVAAAKKAGLNVLVTDHHLPGDELPLADAIVNPNQPGCGFPSKALAGVGVIFYVLMALRARLRSLGWYESRPQPNIGELLDLVALGSVADVVPLDANNRILVHQGLERIRAGRARPGIKAILEVAKRDHARITSTDLGFIVGPRLNAAGRLDDMSLGIECLLTEDAGLAREMAIQLDGMNQDRKSIEQGMQREALAQLKDLPVESMPFGLCLFDPEWHQGVIGILASRMKERYFRPTIAFADAGDGMLKGSGRSVQGFHIRDALSVVAAQHPNLISKYGGHAMAAGLTLPEANFPLFAEAFDAEVRRQLREEDLTGRLLSDGTLAVEEFHLELARALRHAGPWGQHFPEPLFHGVFQLVEQRVVGERHLKVVLKSECGSVKLDGIAFGIDRDIWPNPTIKWVELAYKLDLNEFRGNETVQLMIAHIEPR; this is encoded by the coding sequence ATGCGCATCGAACCTCGCCTGTTGCCCGACACCCTGCCATTCCTCGGTGACCTGCCGCCGCTGCTGACCCGTCTGTACGCGGCGCGGGGCGTGGTTTCAGAGGCTGAACTGGACAAGAGCCTGGCGCGGCTGATTCCGTTCCAGCAGCTCAAGGGCATCGATGCCGCGGTGGATTTGCTGGTGACCGCGCTGGAGCAGCGTCAGCGGATTCTGATCGTCGGCGACTTCGACGCCGACGGCGCGACGGCCAGTACCGTGGGCATGTTGGGCTTGCGCTTGCTGGGCGCGGCTCACGTTGATTATCTGGTGCCGAACCGATTTGAGTATGGCTACGGCCTTACGCCTGAAATCGTTGAGGTGGCGCTGACCCGCACGCCGCAGCTGCTGATCACCGTGGACAACGGCATCTCCAGCGTTGAAGGCGTGGCCGCGGCGAAAAAGGCTGGCCTCAACGTGCTGGTCACCGACCACCACTTGCCGGGCGATGAATTGCCGCTGGCCGATGCCATCGTCAATCCCAACCAGCCAGGCTGTGGTTTTCCGAGCAAGGCACTCGCCGGCGTCGGGGTGATCTTCTACGTGCTGATGGCCCTGCGCGCGCGCCTGCGCAGCCTCGGCTGGTACGAGAGCAGGCCGCAGCCGAACATCGGCGAATTGCTGGACCTGGTGGCCCTCGGCAGCGTCGCTGACGTGGTGCCACTGGACGCCAACAACCGGATTCTCGTCCACCAAGGCCTGGAGCGAATCCGCGCCGGACGTGCGCGGCCGGGGATCAAGGCGATCCTCGAAGTGGCGAAGCGTGATCATGCGCGTATCACGTCCACGGATCTTGGGTTCATTGTCGGCCCGCGCCTGAACGCGGCGGGGCGACTGGATGACATGAGCCTGGGCATCGAATGCCTGCTCACCGAAGACGCCGGGCTCGCTCGGGAAATGGCTATCCAACTGGACGGCATGAACCAGGATCGCAAATCCATCGAGCAGGGCATGCAGCGCGAGGCGCTGGCCCAGCTCAAGGATTTGCCGGTGGAATCGATGCCGTTCGGCCTGTGCCTGTTCGATCCCGAGTGGCACCAGGGTGTCATCGGCATCCTCGCCTCGCGTATGAAAGAGCGCTATTTCCGTCCGACCATCGCCTTTGCCGATGCAGGCGATGGCATGCTCAAGGGCTCGGGGCGTTCGGTGCAGGGCTTCCATATTCGCGACGCATTGAGCGTGGTGGCGGCTCAGCACCCAAATTTGATCAGCAAGTACGGTGGCCACGCCATGGCGGCAGGCTTGACCTTGCCGGAAGCGAATTTTCCGCTGTTCGCCGAAGCCTTTGACGCTGAAGTGCGTAGGCAATTGCGCGAAGAAGACCTGACCGGGCGACTGCTGTCGGACGGGACTTTGGCCGTCGAAGAATTTCACCTCGAGCTGGCGCGTGCGTTGCGGCATGCCGGTCCTTGGGGGCAACACTTCCCGGAGCCGTTGTTCCATGGCGTATTCCAGTTGGTCGAACAGCGGGTTGTTGGCGAACGGCACCTCAAAGTTGTGCTGAAAAGCGAATGCGGTTCGGTGAAACTGGACGGCATCGCGTTTGGAATCGACCGCGATATCTGGCCGAACCCGACCATCAAATGGGTGGAACTGGCCTACAAACTCGACCTTAACGAGTTTCGCGGGAATGAGACGGTTCAACTGATGATTGCTCACATAGAACCGCGTTGA
- a CDS encoding glucan biosynthesis protein D — protein MHRRNLLKASMAIAAYTGLSASGLLAARAWAGNGTADGEAQAFDFEALKIQAKQLAGNRYQDTKQVLPPTLATMTPQNFNAIRYDGNHSLWKDLKGQLDVQFFHVGMGFKQPVRMYSVDPKTRQAREVHFRPSLFNYEKTTVDTKQLTGDLGFSGFKLFKAPELDRHDVLSFLGASYFRAVDATGQYGLSARGLAVDTYAKKREEFPDFTKFWFETPDKDSTRFVVYALLDSPSATGAYRFDIDCQASQVVMAVDAHINARAAIEQLGIAPMTSMFSCGTHERRMCDTIHPQIHDSDRLAMWRGNGEWICRPLNNPATLQFNAFADTDPKGFGLVQTDHEFASYQDTVDWYSKRPSLWVEPTTAWGEGSIDLLEIPTTGETLDNIVAFWTPKKPVAAGDSLNYGYKLYWSALPPVGTPLARVNATRSGMGGFTEGWAPGEHYPPVWARRFAVDFTGGGLDRLPQGTGIEPVVTCSNGQVKDFNVLVLDDIKGYRITFDWFPTNDSVAPVELRLFIRTNDRTLSETWLYQYFPPAPEKRKYT, from the coding sequence ATGCACCGCAGGAATTTGCTCAAAGCGTCCATGGCCATCGCTGCCTACACCGGTTTGTCCGCCTCCGGCCTGTTGGCTGCGCGGGCCTGGGCCGGAAATGGCACGGCTGACGGCGAGGCACAGGCGTTCGATTTCGAAGCCCTGAAAATCCAGGCCAAGCAGCTTGCCGGCAACCGCTATCAGGACACCAAGCAGGTGCTGCCGCCGACCCTGGCGACCATGACCCCACAAAATTTCAACGCGATCCGCTACGACGGCAATCATTCGCTGTGGAAGGATTTGAAAGGTCAGCTGGACGTGCAGTTTTTCCACGTCGGCATGGGTTTCAAGCAGCCGGTGCGCATGTACAGCGTCGACCCCAAGACACGTCAGGCGCGGGAGGTGCATTTCCGCCCTTCGCTGTTCAACTATGAAAAAACCACGGTCGATACCAAGCAGCTCACGGGCGACCTGGGTTTCTCCGGATTCAAGCTGTTCAAGGCCCCGGAACTGGACCGGCACGACGTGCTGTCTTTCCTCGGCGCCAGTTATTTCCGTGCGGTAGACGCCACTGGCCAATACGGCCTGTCGGCGCGCGGTCTGGCGGTCGATACCTACGCCAAGAAGCGCGAAGAATTCCCCGACTTCACCAAGTTCTGGTTCGAAACCCCGGACAAGGACAGCACCCGTTTCGTGGTCTACGCCCTGCTGGACTCGCCGAGTGCCACCGGTGCCTACCGTTTCGATATCGATTGCCAGGCCAGTCAGGTCGTCATGGCCGTCGACGCCCACATCAATGCGCGTGCCGCCATCGAACAACTGGGCATCGCACCGATGACCAGCATGTTCAGCTGCGGCACCCACGAGCGGCGCATGTGCGACACCATCCACCCGCAGATCCACGATTCGGATCGCCTGGCGATGTGGCGTGGCAACGGCGAGTGGATCTGCCGTCCGCTGAACAACCCGGCGACCCTGCAATTCAATGCCTTCGCCGACACCGACCCGAAAGGTTTCGGCCTGGTGCAGACCGACCACGAGTTCGCCAGTTATCAGGACACCGTCGACTGGTACAGCAAGCGGCCGAGCCTGTGGGTAGAACCTACAACCGCATGGGGCGAAGGCTCTATCGATCTGTTGGAAATTCCTACAACCGGCGAAACCCTGGATAACATCGTCGCGTTCTGGACCCCGAAGAAACCGGTCGCTGCCGGTGATTCCCTGAACTACGGCTACAAGCTGTACTGGAGCGCTTTGCCGCCGGTCGGCACGCCGCTGGCGCGGGTCAACGCAACCCGTTCGGGCATGGGCGGCTTCACTGAAGGTTGGGCCCCGGGCGAGCATTACCCGCCAGTCTGGGCGCGCCGGTTTGCGGTGGACTTCACCGGCGGCGGGCTGGATCGCTTGCCGCAAGGTACGGGCATTGAACCGGTGGTGACGTGCTCCAACGGCCAGGTCAAGGATTTCAACGTGCTGGTGCTGGATGACATCAAGGGCTACCGGATTACCTTTGACTGGTTCCCGACCAATGACAGTGTGGCCCCGGTGGAGCTGCGGTTGTTTATTCGCACCAATGACCGGACGTTGAGCGAGACCTGGTTGTATCAGTATTTCCCGCCGGCGCCGGAGAAGCGTAAGTACACCTGA